A single genomic interval of Cellvibrio sp. PSBB023 harbors:
- a CDS encoding tryptophan halogenase family protein produces MDKPVRLVVLGGGTAGWMAANLFAKRWSRTQVHITLMESPEIPIIGVGEGSTPSLKRFFKQLDLTEQEWMPACHATYKTNIRFAGWSPASGVQEYSHPFYSQPDVFNERTFFTNCRTRRLGLDVITDPEKFFINGELARQGKMPIAPPNFPFQMEYGYHFDSQLLGRYLANVARARGVVHHQATLAEVLRNDRGEITALQTDAGDLLAGDFFIDCTGFASLLMQKALAVPFHSYQQQLFNDSAVVMPTPALAQPPVETRSTALSAGWCWQIPLTHRTGNGYVYSSQFISRDQAETEFRAHIGMSNSSESCRHLSMRVGQLAQHWSHNCVGLGLSQGFIEPLEATALHLVQLTVEALMDAWDDHQFTSNGRDHFNRTVTNHFDGVRDYIIAHYKLNTRGLNNTQGSDYWRANRDNTQLPESLLQILDVWYRCGDLTAELAQRTIKPAFNSASWHCLLAGYGAFPPLATNQPGQGKGDLYRECKVADFVEGCAMNFPLFL; encoded by the coding sequence GTGGATAAACCTGTGCGCCTGGTGGTTTTAGGTGGCGGCACTGCCGGTTGGATGGCTGCCAATTTATTTGCCAAACGCTGGTCGCGCACGCAGGTGCACATTACCTTAATGGAGTCGCCGGAGATTCCTATTATCGGCGTGGGAGAAGGTTCAACCCCCTCGTTAAAACGCTTTTTTAAACAGCTGGATTTGACGGAGCAGGAATGGATGCCCGCCTGCCACGCTACCTACAAAACCAATATTCGATTTGCTGGCTGGAGCCCCGCATCGGGTGTGCAGGAATATTCCCACCCCTTTTATTCCCAACCCGATGTGTTTAATGAGCGTACTTTTTTTACCAATTGCCGCACACGCCGTCTGGGGTTGGATGTAATCACAGATCCGGAAAAGTTTTTTATCAACGGTGAATTGGCGCGGCAAGGCAAAATGCCCATCGCACCACCTAACTTCCCCTTTCAAATGGAATACGGCTATCACTTTGACTCGCAATTATTAGGGCGCTACTTGGCAAATGTGGCAAGGGCGCGCGGAGTTGTTCATCACCAAGCCACATTGGCAGAAGTATTGCGCAATGATCGCGGTGAAATCACTGCCTTGCAAACTGATGCCGGTGATTTGCTTGCCGGTGATTTTTTTATCGACTGCACCGGTTTTGCATCGCTGTTGATGCAGAAAGCATTGGCGGTTCCATTTCATTCTTACCAGCAACAATTATTCAATGACAGCGCCGTTGTTATGCCAACACCGGCATTGGCACAGCCACCGGTAGAAACCCGCTCCACCGCGTTAAGCGCGGGGTGGTGCTGGCAAATTCCGCTCACCCATCGCACCGGTAATGGCTATGTTTACAGCAGTCAATTTATCAGCCGTGATCAAGCGGAAACCGAATTTCGTGCGCACATTGGCATGAGTAATAGCAGCGAATCCTGCCGTCACTTAAGCATGCGTGTAGGGCAATTGGCACAGCACTGGTCGCACAATTGTGTGGGCTTGGGTTTGTCGCAAGGTTTTATCGAACCGCTGGAAGCCACAGCTTTGCATTTAGTGCAGCTCACAGTCGAAGCCTTAATGGATGCATGGGACGATCACCAATTTACCAGCAATGGGCGAGATCATTTTAACCGCACTGTTACCAATCACTTTGATGGTGTGCGCGACTATATTATTGCGCACTACAAATTAAATACGCGCGGCTTGAATAACACCCAAGGTAGCGACTACTGGCGCGCTAATCGCGACAACACTCAACTGCCGGAATCGCTATTACAAATTCTGGATGTCTGGTATCGCTGCGGTGACCTGACTGCCGAACTTGCCCAACGCACCATCAAGCCCGCGTTTAATAGCGCTTCCTGGCACTGTTTGCTCGCTGGCTATGGTGCATTTCCTCCGCTTGCTACTAATCAACCGGGGCAGGGCAAGGGCGATTTATACCGCGAGTGCAAGGTCGCCGATTTTGTAGAAGGCTGCGCAATGAATTTTCCGTTGTTTTTATAA